The following coding sequences are from one Oncorhynchus nerka isolate Pitt River linkage group LG6, Oner_Uvic_2.0, whole genome shotgun sequence window:
- the LOC115130522 gene encoding putative monooxygenase p33MONOX: protein MPSGDFKEDRPTTSAQSTPCGTPSSTPCVTPSISPHSSPILNRRSWFNSQSLAPFLAAPELSSPNLSPEMGGNEGGGGAGGERWSLFGTSRPVVQKSTTDPGSETNTGFTLKSYFGVQKSSTMEGIKTQVNLMVDDPAKFNPPKIEINSIEGNRPLQTRPHKLKPRDMNVLTPSGF from the exons ATGCCAAGCGGGGACTTCAAGGAGGACAGGCCTACGACATCAGCTCAATCCACCCCTTGTGGCACCCCTTCCAGCACCCCCTGTGTTACCCCCAGCATCAGCCCCCACTCCTCACCGATACTCAACCGCAG GAGCTGGTTCAACAGCCAGAGTCTTGCACCATTTCTCGCTGCCCCAGAGCTCAGTAGTCCTAACCTCAGCCCTGAAATGGGAGGCAacgagggaggaggtggagcgggaggggagaggtggagctTATTTGGAACTTCTCGCCCAGTAGTACAGAAGTCCACTACTGACCCCGGTTCAGAAACCAACACAG GCTTCACACTAAAGTCATACTTTGGCGTGCAGAAGTCTAGCACCATGGAGGGCATCAAGACCCAGGTCAACCTCATGGTGGATGACCCTGCCAAGTTCAACCCCCCCAAGATTGAGATCAACAGCATCGAGGGCAACAGACCCCTCCAGACCCGCCCACACAAACTCAAACCCCGGGACATGAACGTCCTGACACCATCTGGATTCTGA
- the LOC115131138 gene encoding C-X-C motif chemokine 11-1-like — protein MTMITRILLLLAVTICITVAQRSVSQRCLCRKVRNSFGAPNTVEDIQIYPPTPSCDRLEFIVSLKNGVQYCLDPSMKKVQRLLARLMKKSSPPTVPTPIESISNERSIDSADI, from the exons ATGACCATGATCACCAGAATACTCCTGCTCCTTGCTGTCACCATCTGTATCACAGTCGCCCAGC GTTCTGTGAGTCAGCGATGTTTGTGTCGGAAGGTGCGGAACAGCTTTGGCGCTCCAAACACTGTTGAGGACATCCAGATCTATCCTCCAACTCCCTCCTGTGACAGGCTGGAGTTCAT TGTTAGCCTTAAGAATGGAGTGCAGTATTGCCTGGACCCCAGTATGAAGAAAGTGCAGAGACTTCTCGCTCGCCTGAT GAAGAAGTCCTCTCCCCCAACTGTGCCCACTCCAATTGAGTCCATCTCTAATGAGAGAAGCATTGACTCTGCTGATATCTGA